One region of Streptomyces sp. NBC_00442 genomic DNA includes:
- a CDS encoding DEAD/DEAH box helicase, protein MDAAARALAGTPPASGGLRATVVSACGTGKTFMGAHISLRVARTGGVLVLVPTLDLLVQTVAAWRKAGRVGPMVAVCSLRADAELDAAGVRCTTDARLLSAWAGRKGRVTVFATYASLPVLTEAHASGLRRWDLVVVDEAHRTSGPWGKPWAAVHDDAVLPADRRLYLTATPRVADPWAAVDDGDDEAASGPALMASMDDETTFGPVVYRLTLAEAIARGLLARYQIIVMEIRDQALAPGAAGEERAEVDVAAARLEALTTAVLKAAAAHQLDRVMTFHHRVADTRAFAEASPGASRQLWAVDPAIYPRRVWSGWLHGDHGMAHRRDVLAQFARGWGADGVVVERCVLSSARVLAEGVDIPEVDAVVFADPRESIVDTVQTVGRALRQGPSGDKVASLVVPVFLSPDERCEDWLASGSYLPLVKVLAALAAHDTDVIDRLAAWPGGDDTGAAPLAKGPLLFATDRHPADIAEFVRLRVINVERRGWLRGWTAARRFHATRGHLNVPYLCKDGAFPLGQWIAEQRKANKTGRLPAVRIDALTRLGMVWSHPDHVFSAGLSMARAYHAVHGHLAAGHDAVMDGYPVGTWLANRRREARLAVGSKGALSNTRKTALADVDPCWCPAWPLVWQRRFTLLKRYLAAGGPVEIAEIEPGHMIAGEDVGAWLAHQRSNWDTLHEEQRRLLAELSVTPSGGGIQSAPRLAPDHKFARNLAAAASYARREGHLNVPRQHVEITGGTEIKLGIWIANQRSRRARLHPQRIDALNALDMRWN, encoded by the coding sequence GTGGACGCGGCGGCGCGCGCCTTGGCAGGCACCCCGCCGGCCAGCGGAGGTCTGCGGGCCACGGTGGTCTCGGCGTGCGGGACGGGAAAGACGTTCATGGGAGCGCACATCTCCTTGCGGGTGGCGCGCACAGGTGGCGTGCTGGTGTTGGTACCGACGCTGGATCTGCTGGTGCAGACGGTCGCCGCCTGGCGGAAGGCGGGCCGGGTGGGACCGATGGTGGCGGTCTGCTCGCTGCGGGCGGACGCGGAGCTGGATGCCGCCGGGGTGCGCTGCACTACTGACGCGAGGCTCCTGTCGGCGTGGGCTGGCAGGAAGGGGCGGGTGACGGTGTTCGCCACCTACGCGTCGCTGCCGGTGCTCACCGAGGCTCACGCCTCGGGGCTTCGGCGGTGGGACTTGGTGGTGGTGGACGAGGCGCACCGCACGTCGGGCCCGTGGGGCAAGCCGTGGGCCGCGGTCCATGACGATGCCGTGCTGCCGGCGGACCGCCGGCTGTATCTGACGGCGACGCCGCGGGTGGCCGATCCCTGGGCCGCGGTGGACGACGGGGATGACGAGGCCGCAAGCGGGCCGGCACTGATGGCCTCGATGGACGACGAGACGACGTTCGGCCCGGTGGTGTACCGGCTGACGCTGGCCGAAGCCATCGCCCGCGGGCTGCTGGCCCGCTACCAGATCATCGTGATGGAGATCCGCGACCAGGCCCTGGCGCCGGGGGCGGCGGGTGAGGAGCGCGCGGAGGTGGATGTGGCCGCGGCGCGGCTGGAAGCGCTGACCACAGCCGTACTCAAAGCCGCGGCCGCCCATCAGCTCGACCGTGTGATGACGTTCCATCACCGCGTCGCGGACACCCGCGCGTTTGCCGAGGCATCGCCGGGCGCCTCCCGTCAGCTCTGGGCCGTGGATCCGGCGATCTATCCGCGTCGGGTGTGGTCCGGCTGGCTGCACGGCGACCATGGCATGGCTCACCGGCGCGACGTGTTGGCCCAGTTCGCCCGCGGCTGGGGCGCGGACGGGGTGGTGGTGGAACGCTGCGTGCTCTCCAGTGCCCGGGTGCTGGCTGAGGGGGTGGACATCCCCGAGGTGGACGCGGTGGTCTTCGCCGACCCCAGGGAGTCGATCGTCGACACCGTCCAGACGGTCGGACGCGCGCTGCGGCAGGGGCCCAGCGGTGACAAGGTCGCCTCCCTGGTGGTGCCGGTCTTCCTGTCCCCCGACGAGCGCTGCGAGGACTGGCTGGCATCCGGCTCGTATCTGCCGCTGGTCAAGGTCCTGGCCGCGCTCGCCGCCCACGACACTGACGTGATCGACCGGCTCGCCGCCTGGCCCGGCGGGGACGACACGGGCGCGGCCCCACTGGCCAAGGGGCCGTTGCTGTTCGCCACCGACCGCCATCCCGCTGACATCGCGGAGTTCGTCAGGCTGCGGGTGATCAACGTAGAGCGCCGCGGGTGGCTGCGCGGCTGGACGGCCGCCCGCCGCTTTCACGCGACCCGCGGCCACCTGAACGTCCCCTACCTCTGCAAGGACGGGGCATTTCCGCTGGGCCAGTGGATCGCCGAGCAGCGCAAGGCCAACAAGACCGGCCGCCTGCCTGCCGTACGCATCGACGCGCTGACCAGGCTGGGCATGGTGTGGAGCCACCCCGACCATGTATTCAGCGCTGGGCTGTCGATGGCCCGCGCCTACCATGCCGTCCACGGCCACCTCGCGGCCGGGCACGACGCCGTCATGGACGGCTATCCGGTCGGAACGTGGCTGGCCAACCGGCGCCGGGAGGCACGCCTTGCCGTCGGCAGCAAGGGCGCGTTGTCCAACACGCGCAAGACGGCGTTGGCCGACGTGGACCCGTGCTGGTGCCCCGCGTGGCCGCTGGTGTGGCAGCGCCGTTTCACACTCCTCAAGCGGTACCTCGCCGCGGGAGGACCGGTAGAGATAGCGGAAATCGAGCCGGGTCACATGATTGCCGGAGAAGACGTCGGTGCCTGGCTGGCCCACCAGCGCAGCAACTGGGACACCCTCCACGAGGAACAGCGCCGGCTGCTGGCTGAGCTCAGCGTGACGCCCAGTGGTGGCGGCATCCAGAGCGCGCCGCGTCTCGCTCCAGACCACAAGTTCGCGCGGAACCTCGCCGCTGCGGCCAGCTACGCCCGGCGCGAAGGACACCTGAACGTCCCCCGCCAGCATGTGGAGATCACCGGCGGTACCGAGATCAAACTCGGGATATGGATCGCCAACCAGCGCTCCCGCCGAGCGAGACTGCACCCGCAGCGCATCGACGCGCTCAACGCTCTCGACATGCGCTGGAACTGA
- a CDS encoding ATP-binding protein, protein MSLPDAHVMGTSALKETLANLGEVIAARGMMCVYGAAGLGKTMSVNASLRELAPGATRRIEFRGRPTVLDIRHNLFNVLELPGSPPRQPTAFDTLLKDVLAEQFRVLVCDEAQWLREESFEYFRHLFDDLYTDIAVVFVGGGNTYDVLSRKDMLASRVHIWQEFRPLTREEVLTTIPAYHPVWHGVDGDDLLYCDDVAAHGVFRTWAKITYHLGRALDATPDLEVNRDLLRWVFSKLGRRTRP, encoded by the coding sequence TTGTCGCTGCCCGACGCGCACGTGATGGGCACATCGGCGTTGAAGGAGACGCTGGCCAATCTCGGGGAGGTGATCGCCGCGCGCGGGATGATGTGTGTCTACGGGGCGGCGGGGCTGGGCAAGACGATGTCGGTCAACGCCTCGCTGCGGGAGCTGGCGCCGGGCGCGACGCGCCGGATTGAGTTCCGAGGCCGGCCCACCGTGCTGGACATCCGACACAACCTGTTCAACGTGCTTGAACTGCCGGGCAGCCCGCCCAGGCAGCCGACCGCGTTCGACACCCTGCTGAAAGACGTGCTGGCCGAACAGTTCCGCGTGCTGGTCTGTGATGAGGCGCAGTGGCTGCGGGAGGAGTCCTTCGAGTACTTCCGGCACCTGTTCGACGACCTGTACACCGATATCGCGGTGGTCTTCGTCGGCGGCGGCAACACCTACGACGTGCTGAGCCGCAAGGACATGCTGGCCTCCCGGGTGCACATCTGGCAGGAGTTTCGTCCGCTGACCCGCGAGGAGGTCCTGACCACGATCCCCGCCTACCACCCGGTGTGGCACGGCGTGGATGGCGATGACCTGCTGTACTGCGATGACGTGGCCGCCCATGGCGTCTTCCGCACCTGGGCCAAGATCACCTACCACTTGGGGCGGGCCCTGGATGCCACCCCGGATCTCGAGGTCAACCGGGACCTGCTGCGCTGGGTCTTCAGCAAGCTCGGCCGCCGCACCCGGCCGTGA
- a CDS encoding chaplin family protein, with protein sequence MTNTAGRGEGSRRAARTALRVGAVGAAVGAGLIPAGAAQAGVISVGNATFGNSCANVGGALASGATVASPGAVSGSALRLPVSLPRNHCGNSGIVCDADGDEGGGGGNVQNNGGGGPGPS encoded by the coding sequence ATGACCAATACAGCGGGCCGGGGTGAGGGTTCGCGTCGGGCGGCGCGCACGGCTCTTCGGGTGGGTGCGGTGGGTGCGGCGGTCGGCGCCGGGCTGATTCCGGCCGGTGCCGCGCAGGCCGGTGTCATCTCGGTCGGGAACGCGACGTTCGGCAACAGCTGCGCCAACGTGGGCGGAGCTCTGGCCAGCGGTGCCACGGTCGCGAGCCCCGGAGCGGTCAGCGGGAGCGCGCTGCGGCTGCCGGTGTCGCTGCCCCGCAACCACTGCGGCAACAGCGGCATCGTGTGCGACGCCGACGGTGACGAAGGCGGAGGCGGAGGCAATGTACAAAATAATGGGGGTGGTGGCCCTGGGCCCTCCTAG
- a CDS encoding transposase family protein, with translation MVAQTLGTSERTVRRWLTAARAEDRFGPAVRERFVVTPGVLKLLAFHRGNAAALHRELVTVEAGGGAQAPSLATLYRAITRDVPPGQWAGLRGGESARRAHDVFLQRPVGHRNEVWESDHVQVKVDVDIDGRPGRPWVTWFIDCATRVICGFAVTAQVPSRESVLVALRDAISREGEHGPFGGLPGAVRVDRGKDFLSRAVGEALGAFAVPVIDLPAYSPHLKGTVEALNKAAKQMFFAQLPGYTAAPRLKGGRKPSAGQRLLPLEAFVELLGQWVAWWNTEHDLRSLAGRTPQAAWEADLTPIEDAEPGALHMFTLEDDGRARTLTGKGVRWRNRHYVDAWMTGQAGRKVRLRYMLHHEHEIEVYDAVTGRHLGSAYLSNRASAEQIREMKRSRAREADRLKRLLTAAEKDRGTRYAAATRGTPAEVLGTVTEMEAEVHLRAAAAADLTEVALPGYLPLSAQMPASWTAPDTVKPTAPRPEDEDESILTPR, from the coding sequence ATGGTGGCGCAGACGCTTGGGACGTCGGAGCGGACGGTCCGCCGCTGGCTTACCGCGGCTCGCGCGGAGGATCGTTTCGGCCCCGCGGTACGCGAGCGGTTTGTTGTCACGCCGGGGGTGTTGAAGCTGTTGGCGTTCCATCGTGGGAACGCGGCTGCGCTCCACCGGGAGCTGGTCACCGTGGAGGCCGGGGGAGGGGCGCAGGCGCCGTCGCTCGCGACGTTGTACCGGGCCATAACGAGGGATGTTCCGCCGGGCCAGTGGGCCGGGCTCAGGGGTGGGGAGAGCGCCCGCCGGGCCCATGACGTGTTCCTTCAGCGCCCGGTGGGGCATCGCAACGAGGTGTGGGAGAGCGATCACGTCCAGGTGAAGGTGGACGTTGATATCGATGGCCGTCCGGGGCGTCCGTGGGTGACCTGGTTCATCGACTGTGCGACGCGGGTGATCTGCGGGTTCGCGGTGACCGCGCAGGTCCCGAGTCGGGAGTCGGTCCTGGTCGCGCTCAGGGACGCGATATCCCGTGAAGGGGAGCACGGCCCGTTCGGTGGCCTGCCGGGGGCGGTACGGGTCGACCGGGGGAAGGACTTCCTGTCGAGGGCGGTGGGTGAGGCGTTGGGCGCGTTCGCAGTCCCGGTCATCGACCTTCCCGCCTACAGCCCGCATCTGAAGGGCACGGTGGAGGCGTTGAACAAAGCCGCGAAGCAGATGTTCTTCGCTCAGCTGCCTGGTTACACCGCAGCTCCGCGTTTGAAGGGCGGCAGGAAGCCGTCCGCCGGGCAGCGGCTGCTGCCGCTGGAGGCGTTCGTTGAGCTGCTGGGGCAGTGGGTGGCCTGGTGGAACACCGAGCACGACCTCCGCTCGCTGGCCGGCAGGACCCCGCAGGCGGCGTGGGAAGCAGATCTGACTCCCATCGAGGACGCTGAGCCGGGCGCGCTGCACATGTTCACCCTCGAGGACGACGGCCGGGCGCGCACTCTTACCGGCAAGGGGGTGCGCTGGCGCAATCGCCACTACGTCGATGCCTGGATGACCGGGCAGGCCGGGCGGAAGGTGCGGCTGCGTTACATGCTGCACCACGAGCACGAGATCGAGGTCTACGACGCAGTGACGGGCCGGCATCTGGGGTCGGCGTACCTGTCGAACCGGGCGAGTGCGGAGCAGATCCGGGAGATGAAGCGGTCCCGCGCCAGGGAGGCCGACCGGCTCAAGCGGCTGCTTACGGCGGCGGAGAAGGACCGGGGCACTCGCTACGCGGCGGCTACCCGCGGCACACCGGCCGAGGTGCTCGGTACCGTCACCGAGATGGAGGCCGAGGTACATCTGCGCGCGGCTGCCGCCGCGGACCTTACCGAGGTGGCGCTGCCCGGCTACCTGCCGCTGTCCGCCCAGATGCCCGCGTCCTGGACTGCACCGGACACGGTCAAGCCGACTGCTCCCCGCCCCGAAGACGAAGACGAGAGCATCCTTACGCCGCGATGA
- a CDS encoding ImmA/IrrE family metallo-endopeptidase, translated as MVNYVLAGAARIQAAAIITELDAARPGAIERLTQGALAELRIWPELTVKDVPENETAPGCSVAGAYDYGPPPRLSIATSASHARRDFTALHELGHHLQKTSFDLMEPFSREADGGVLLEDAACDAFAAQILIPTHLVEQHVDAVGPTASAITRLWESSSASRMAVCVRAAQYLPAPGHVLLLDPDGHLAFAASHGLPPLRRGSFQGDIPVIDRALTGYGRAQGRTQIRYRDGILGRELHTDTAPMGGYTVAVLVTDSAPWRAFTPPTPDTGPQSRNYDCANCDEHYRSFEPACPRCRVPRCPDCGRCACPLRTPGRTCPGCFIVHPPAMFPTDSGRCLDCS; from the coding sequence GTGGTCAACTACGTGCTCGCCGGCGCCGCCCGGATCCAGGCCGCCGCCATAATCACAGAACTCGACGCAGCCCGCCCCGGCGCCATCGAGCGCCTGACACAAGGCGCCCTCGCAGAATTGCGGATCTGGCCCGAGCTCACAGTCAAAGACGTTCCCGAGAACGAGACGGCACCAGGCTGCAGCGTTGCCGGAGCGTACGACTACGGCCCCCCACCTCGCTTGTCCATCGCCACCTCCGCCAGCCACGCACGGCGGGACTTCACCGCCCTGCACGAACTCGGTCACCACCTGCAGAAGACCAGCTTCGACCTCATGGAGCCCTTCAGCAGGGAAGCCGACGGCGGCGTCCTCCTCGAAGACGCCGCCTGCGACGCGTTCGCCGCCCAGATCCTGATCCCCACGCACCTCGTCGAGCAGCACGTGGACGCCGTAGGGCCCACCGCCTCAGCGATCACCCGCCTGTGGGAGTCGAGCAGCGCCTCCCGCATGGCCGTCTGCGTGCGAGCAGCCCAGTACCTCCCCGCCCCCGGTCACGTTCTTCTCCTCGACCCTGACGGACACCTCGCTTTCGCCGCCTCCCACGGCCTGCCACCCCTGCGGCGCGGCAGCTTCCAAGGCGACATCCCCGTCATCGACCGAGCCCTGACCGGCTACGGCCGCGCGCAAGGACGAACCCAGATCCGCTACCGCGACGGCATCCTTGGACGCGAACTGCACACTGACACCGCCCCCATGGGCGGCTACACCGTCGCCGTGCTCGTCACCGACTCCGCCCCCTGGCGCGCCTTCACCCCACCCACCCCCGACACCGGCCCCCAGTCACGCAACTACGACTGCGCGAACTGCGACGAGCACTACCGTTCCTTCGAACCCGCCTGCCCGCGCTGCCGCGTTCCCCGATGCCCCGACTGTGGTCGCTGCGCCTG